The DNA region CCTGGTAGCGGTCCAGGGCCTCCACACAGTCCTTGATGACACGCTGCGACAGCAGCGGACGCACCGCGTCGTGGAAGAGGACGTTGCGCTCCTCCCCCTCCGCGAGGCCCTCGCCGAGGGCCTGGATGGCGCGCTCCGTGGTCTCGTTCCGCGTGCTGCCTCCCTCGATGACCTTGACGACCTTGGCCAGACCGGCCTTGGCCACGATCTTCTCGACGTCCGGCACGAAGCCGGGCGCCATCAGCACGATGACATCGTCGATGTCCTCGGCGTTCTCGAAGATGGTGAGCGTGTGCTCGATGACGGCCTTGCCGGCGATCTTCAGCAACTGCTTCGGGATCGACAGCCCCACGCGCTGACCGGTTCCACCGGCGAGCACGACCGCTGTGGTGCGGGGCTTGGCTTCATGAGGCACAGACACAGACGACCTACCTTGCGAGACAGGGGGAGACAGTGTGATGGTCGCACTCTCCGTGACCGTCTCGCAAGGTGGACGTTTAGCGCCGCTCACCCCGGGGAACCCCGGGGTCCACCGGCTGGCCAGGCAGGTTGGCCCGCTCCGCCCGCGCACGGGGAGTGAGGCACCCCACACACGTGTTACGCAATCCGCACATCCGGGCCCGCCGAACCGGCCTCCAGCTGGGATTTTCCGGTGGAAGCGGCCCGGGGCCCCAGGACGGGAGCGGGGTGTCCGGCCCCACGGGACCGGACACCGGCGCCCCTAGAACGGGTCGAACTCGTCGTACGCGCGCGCCGCGTCGTCGCGCTCGGACTCGCGGTCCCGCCGCCGCTGCTCGGCGGGGCGCGGCGCCTCCAGACGGTGGTCCTCGCCACGGCGGCCCAGCATCTCGGCGCCGGCCGTCACGCTCGGCTCCCAGTCGAAGACGACCGCGTTCTCCTCAGGTCCGATCGCCACGCCGTCGCCGGGCCTGGCACCCGCCTTGCGCAGCGCGTCCTCCACCCCGAGGCGGTTGAGACGGTCGGCGAGGTAGCCCACGGCCTCGTCGTTGTTGAAGTCGGTCTGCCGGATCCAGCGCTCGGGCTTGCCACCGCGTACGCGGTAGATACCGTCGTCCTCCACCGTCACGGTGAACCCGGCGTCGTCGACGGCCTTGGGCCGGATGACGACCCGCGTCGACTTCTCCTGGGGCTTCACCGCCCGCGCCTCGGCGATGATCCCGGCGAGTGCGTACGAGAGCTCGTTGAGCCCCTTGTGCGCGATGGCCGAGACCTCGAAGACGCGGTAGCCGCGCGCCTCCAGGTCGGGGCGGATCATGTCGGCGAGGTCCTGGCCGTCCGGGATGTCGACCTTGTTCAGGGCGACGACGCGGGGGCGGTTCTCCAGCCCGCCGTACAGCCGCAGCTCCTCCTCGATCATGTCGAGGTCGGAGACGGGGTCGCGGTCCGACTCCAGCGTCGCGGTGTCCAGGACGTGCACGAGGACGGAGCAGCGCTCGACGTGTCGCAGGAACTCCAGCCCCAGCCCCTTGCCCTGGCTGGCGCCCGGGATGAGCCCGGGGACGTCCGCGACGGTGTAGACGGTCGAACCGGCGGTCACGAC from Streptomyces sp. NBC_01754 includes:
- the obgE gene encoding GTPase ObgE; the encoded protein is MTTFVDRVELHAAAGNGGHGCASVHREKFKPLGGPDGGNGGRGGDVILVVEQAVTTLLDYHHSPHRKATNGQPGAGDNRSGKDGQDLVLPVPDGTVVLDKAGNVLADMVGQGTTFVAGQGGRGGLGNAALASARRKAPGFALLGEPGENRDIVLELKTVADVALVGYPSAGKSSLISVLSAAKPKIADYPFTTLVPNLGVVTAGSTVYTVADVPGLIPGASQGKGLGLEFLRHVERCSVLVHVLDTATLESDRDPVSDLDMIEEELRLYGGLENRPRVVALNKVDIPDGQDLADMIRPDLEARGYRVFEVSAIAHKGLNELSYALAGIIAEARAVKPQEKSTRVVIRPKAVDDAGFTVTVEDDGIYRVRGGKPERWIRQTDFNNDEAVGYLADRLNRLGVEDALRKAGARPGDGVAIGPEENAVVFDWEPSVTAGAEMLGRRGEDHRLEAPRPAEQRRRDRESERDDAARAYDEFDPF